A DNA window from bacterium contains the following coding sequences:
- a CDS encoding dCMP deaminase family protein yields MSTKTNRISWDEYFYNIVNLVSMRSACLRRAVGALIVRNNQILASGYNGPPAGHPHPDELGGCERDIEGIKSGERLELCICLHAEQNALLQCARNGVPVDGADIYVTVFPCPICARMIANSGIKHVKVFGSYPGEERSRRVLENVGIKVDLLDVSGFRAPLVGPHGWETDADKGTK; encoded by the coding sequence ATGAGCACCAAGACCAATCGCATTTCGTGGGACGAATATTTCTACAATATCGTCAATCTGGTGTCCATGCGTTCGGCCTGTTTGCGCCGCGCGGTGGGGGCGCTGATCGTGCGCAACAATCAGATTCTGGCCTCGGGCTATAACGGTCCTCCGGCGGGGCATCCGCATCCGGATGAACTGGGCGGCTGTGAGCGGGACATCGAAGGCATCAAATCGGGCGAGCGGCTGGAGCTGTGCATCTGTTTGCATGCCGAGCAGAATGCACTCTTGCAATGTGCCCGCAACGGTGTGCCGGTGGACGGCGCCGACATATATGTGACGGTATTTCCTTGCCCGATTTGCGCTCGCATGATCGCAAACTCCGGGATTAAACACGTGAAAGTATTCGGCAGCTACCCGGGCGAAGAACGCAGCCGCCGCGTGCTGGAGAATGTTGGCATAAAAGTTGATTTGCTTGACGTCAGCGGTTTTCGCGCCCCGCTGGTTGGTCCGCATGGTTGGGAAACAGACGCGGACAAAGGAACCAAATAG
- a CDS encoding carboxypeptidase-like regulatory domain-containing protein has product MRIRNGLWRGVSTLFLLLALATAAFAVTEAEVAYIKGKVEQGLTFSRADLDLAERINAESDSYIDVATAWGQFKGTPQNEQPRTPRRPLDVYVVTEAAMDWFDIVDLGTAVPLGDDAQTQIVLPFQFTFYDVTYGNAWLASNGYLAFGTSPFSSLGNVTIPSATDPNGAIFMFWDDLDPDGGNAGQIYTYHDEANDRFIVQFEAVQHFPSGNPETFQCIIYENGNIRLQYETVSNSASCSIGIENASGTEGEEICFDNAACVTSGSAWEITQPDGVPNPPTNVVANPGQTNVTFTWDDPTTDTNGNPLTPNGIQVWLGPVETGTLLATVGAGTETYTTGDLGSGSFTFNLRAAGGAFFSAAVTVTAVVGNPSYFSDFEADNGQLVPDAGWEWGTPSAVGPASPFSGTHCWGTIIAGNYANLACYNLDLNQELTVGSSEATMEFRMWQNSENFWDGMNIKVSVDGGATWEIVTDVTPVYNEDAMNGNDACMADEVAWSGDQSTLGWRLVTVNLGAYVGQTPIIRFAFGSDGSVTPPGFYIDDLTLWGFGEPEFASVSGTVSLDGGAGAVTSVSVRANGIGNPTTNPAGNGAYSLPQVLVGNRIITGSLVGYHDAVTTIALGTGGATNVNLSLMRLDPPMPTGLVGSVNSTTGLVTLNWDDSVDPLVDVYPVYRRLQGEDTWVQQGTPGTSGYTQTLTVAGIYEYAVSARDNGVSTPVESDATDPITILYGALPPVGTSASGNYDDRIVLNWFAPGTPPEFELSYDDGTNEVQGIAWWGGTPTFGWMAAKFETTGGTATVTRVKPFWSDDAAVPFDVDVEVAVFNDVAGVPTFEPLGVTTFTKAGPGTFQDIELAEQVTTEGAAFWVGVRQIGANPLGLGGDNDTPFINNTFKYSFDGTAWTAFEPGLLSIPMLRCFAIGDFGALVELSPAPINVTEESLPIREVTIKSEKGVSRSIVGVPNALTTSTSPELLADMTARGARAIASRPANIQPAQRDRDGRHALDDVTHYRIRRDGTQIAEILATLTTYTDLNRVENTQYTYEVRALYDNGQESTNNPTITARCNMRPAAPTGLAANPLGTTQMALAWSAPTTNADGSNLVDLAGFRVYRDGTQIGTTAAGVLTYTDTPPDAQTFYTWTVTAVDEVPNVSDPSDAAIGAVVSPWEVVDFEWTDITANGTVIVNADDINSGLMALPWEFTYYGTAYNQFSVCSNGWLSFTSISNSLGGTMPSATEPNATVAINWMDLNPGTGGDVYMYDDVANDRLIISWVDVPQFGNPANVYSMQIVLAPPTSIYFYYQSVGATLGTVGVENSDGTDAIALWQGGVGAFQPANQTGVGFWAGPSGAVAGLVREFGSNAPVPGAEVWVEELNEFTVTDAQGNFAHSVEPGSYTLRVHKQGYCDQIFEDVVVDDGGTTTRNASLRQPNATFSVSTVNILTQVGQNAQGSFEITNPAASCEVSYEITTNQQWLTVNPASGDVNANQAQMITVNGATSAFAPGDYTATITVNHNDTNNPYLIPVTITVSLDANDNSVIPTEFALKSNYPNPFNASTSLRFDVPSESRVLITIYNVAGQEVARPVDQTMPAGSHSVLYNAENLPTGMYLVKMNAGEFSAVQKMLLLK; this is encoded by the coding sequence ATGAGAATTCGTAATGGTCTTTGGCGGGGGGTGTCCACACTATTCCTGCTATTGGCATTGGCGACGGCGGCTTTTGCCGTTACCGAAGCCGAAGTCGCGTACATTAAGGGCAAGGTCGAACAGGGTCTGACTTTCAGCCGGGCGGATCTGGACCTTGCAGAGCGTATCAATGCGGAAAGCGATAGCTATATCGATGTCGCAACCGCATGGGGACAGTTCAAGGGCACGCCGCAAAACGAGCAGCCGCGCACGCCGCGCCGCCCGTTGGATGTCTACGTTGTAACTGAAGCGGCGATGGACTGGTTTGACATCGTGGACCTCGGCACCGCAGTTCCGTTGGGCGACGACGCCCAGACGCAGATCGTCCTGCCGTTCCAATTCACGTTCTACGATGTCACGTACGGTAATGCGTGGTTGGCATCCAATGGCTACTTGGCGTTCGGCACGAGCCCGTTCAGCAGCCTGGGCAATGTCACGATTCCGTCGGCGACGGATCCCAATGGCGCGATCTTCATGTTCTGGGACGACCTCGATCCGGACGGCGGCAATGCCGGGCAGATCTACACGTATCACGACGAAGCGAACGATCGTTTCATCGTTCAGTTTGAAGCTGTTCAGCACTTCCCGTCCGGTAATCCCGAGACTTTCCAGTGCATTATCTACGAAAACGGAAACATCCGTTTGCAGTACGAAACCGTGTCCAACTCGGCAAGCTGCTCGATTGGTATCGAGAACGCCAGCGGTACGGAAGGCGAAGAAATCTGCTTTGACAATGCCGCGTGCGTCACGAGCGGTTCGGCTTGGGAAATCACGCAGCCGGACGGTGTTCCCAATCCGCCGACGAACGTCGTCGCGAATCCCGGTCAGACCAACGTGACCTTTACGTGGGACGATCCCACCACGGACACGAACGGCAACCCCCTTACCCCGAACGGCATTCAAGTGTGGCTGGGACCGGTGGAAACGGGCACGCTGCTCGCGACCGTTGGCGCGGGCACGGAAACGTACACGACCGGCGACCTGGGTTCGGGCAGCTTCACCTTCAACCTTCGCGCGGCGGGGGGAGCCTTCTTCAGCGCCGCCGTTACGGTGACCGCTGTCGTTGGTAATCCGTCTTACTTCTCGGATTTTGAAGCGGACAATGGCCAGCTTGTCCCTGACGCCGGTTGGGAATGGGGCACGCCTTCCGCGGTCGGTCCGGCCTCGCCCTTCAGCGGAACGCATTGCTGGGGCACAATTATCGCGGGCAACTATGCGAACCTCGCCTGCTACAATCTTGACTTGAATCAGGAGTTGACCGTAGGTTCGTCGGAAGCCACGATGGAATTCCGCATGTGGCAGAATAGCGAGAACTTCTGGGACGGTATGAACATCAAAGTCAGCGTGGACGGCGGCGCGACTTGGGAAATCGTTACGGACGTTACGCCGGTCTACAATGAAGACGCGATGAATGGCAATGACGCCTGCATGGCCGACGAAGTTGCGTGGAGCGGTGACCAATCCACGTTGGGCTGGCGGCTTGTTACTGTGAACTTGGGTGCGTACGTGGGCCAGACGCCGATCATTCGCTTCGCGTTTGGTTCGGACGGCTCCGTCACGCCTCCGGGCTTCTATATTGACGACCTCACGCTGTGGGGCTTCGGTGAACCTGAGTTTGCGTCGGTGTCCGGCACGGTATCGCTGGATGGCGGTGCTGGTGCGGTGACCTCGGTATCGGTACGGGCCAATGGTATTGGCAACCCGACGACGAATCCCGCCGGCAACGGCGCCTATTCGCTGCCGCAGGTGCTCGTCGGAAATCGAATCATTACCGGCTCACTGGTTGGTTACCATGATGCGGTGACTACCATCGCCCTCGGCACAGGTGGTGCAACGAACGTCAATCTGTCGCTGATGCGCCTCGATCCGCCGATGCCGACCGGCCTCGTGGGTTCGGTCAACAGCACGACGGGTTTGGTGACGTTGAATTGGGACGACTCGGTCGATCCGCTGGTGGATGTCTATCCGGTCTATCGCCGCTTGCAGGGTGAAGATACGTGGGTGCAGCAGGGCACGCCGGGTACGTCGGGTTATACGCAGACGTTGACGGTTGCCGGAATCTACGAATATGCGGTTTCCGCGCGTGACAACGGCGTTTCGACGCCGGTGGAATCGGATGCGACAGACCCGATCACGATTCTCTACGGCGCACTGCCGCCGGTGGGTACTTCGGCCAGCGGTAATTACGATGATCGCATCGTGCTGAACTGGTTTGCTCCGGGAACGCCGCCGGAATTTGAGCTATCCTATGACGACGGCACGAACGAAGTCCAAGGTATCGCTTGGTGGGGCGGTACCCCGACCTTTGGCTGGATGGCGGCCAAGTTTGAGACGACCGGTGGCACCGCGACCGTCACGCGTGTCAAGCCCTTCTGGAGTGACGACGCGGCCGTTCCGTTTGACGTGGACGTGGAAGTTGCCGTGTTCAATGACGTCGCCGGCGTTCCGACTTTCGAGCCGTTGGGTGTAACGACCTTTACCAAGGCCGGCCCCGGCACGTTCCAGGACATCGAATTGGCGGAACAAGTGACAACCGAGGGTGCGGCATTCTGGGTTGGCGTACGGCAAATTGGCGCGAACCCGCTCGGTTTGGGTGGCGACAACGACACTCCGTTTATCAACAACACTTTCAAGTACAGCTTCGATGGTACTGCATGGACGGCGTTCGAGCCCGGCCTGCTCAGCATTCCGATGCTGCGCTGCTTCGCTATCGGCGACTTCGGTGCGCTGGTGGAATTGTCGCCCGCTCCGATTAATGTGACGGAAGAATCCCTGCCCATCCGCGAAGTAACGATCAAGAGCGAGAAGGGCGTGTCGCGCAGCATCGTGGGCGTCCCGAATGCACTGACCACCTCGACTTCTCCCGAATTGCTGGCGGATATGACGGCCCGCGGCGCGCGTGCGATTGCCTCGCGTCCGGCCAACATCCAGCCCGCGCAGCGCGACCGTGACGGTCGTCATGCGCTGGACGACGTGACCCACTATCGCATTCGTCGCGATGGCACGCAGATCGCCGAAATTCTCGCGACACTGACCACGTACACCGATCTGAACCGCGTCGAGAACACGCAGTACACGTACGAAGTCCGCGCGCTTTACGACAACGGTCAGGAATCCACGAACAACCCGACGATCACGGCGCGTTGCAACATGCGCCCCGCCGCACCGACAGGACTGGCCGCCAATCCGTTGGGCACGACGCAGATGGCCTTGGCCTGGTCGGCTCCCACCACGAATGCGGACGGATCCAACCTTGTAGACCTCGCCGGTTTCCGTGTCTATCGTGACGGCACGCAGATCGGGACCACGGCTGCCGGTGTGCTGACTTACACCGATACTCCGCCCGACGCGCAGACGTTCTACACGTGGACGGTGACCGCCGTTGACGAAGTGCCGAACGTGTCCGATCCGTCGGATGCCGCGATCGGCGCCGTTGTCAGCCCGTGGGAAGTTGTGGACTTCGAATGGACCGATATCACAGCCAATGGCACTGTCATTGTCAACGCCGACGACATCAACTCCGGTCTCATGGCCCTGCCGTGGGAGTTCACGTACTACGGAACGGCTTACAACCAGTTCAGCGTCTGCTCGAACGGCTGGCTGTCGTTTACCAGCATCAGCAACAGTCTCGGCGGCACGATGCCGTCCGCGACTGAACCCAACGCGACCGTTGCCATCAATTGGATGGACTTGAATCCGGGCACAGGCGGCGATGTCTACATGTATGACGACGTGGCCAATGATCGTCTGATCATCTCGTGGGTTGATGTGCCGCAGTTTGGCAACCCGGCCAACGTGTACTCGATGCAGATCGTTCTCGCACCGCCGACGTCGATTTACTTCTACTATCAGTCCGTGGGCGCGACGCTGGGCACGGTCGGTGTTGAAAACTCCGATGGTACGGACGCGATCGCGTTGTGGCAAGGCGGCGTCGGCGCGTTCCAGCCCGCCAATCAGACCGGCGTCGGCTTCTGGGCCGGCCCGTCGGGTGCGGTGGCTGGTCTCGTGCGCGAGTTTGGCTCCAACGCTCCGGTGCCCGGCGCCGAAGTGTGGGTTGAAGAGCTCAACGAGTTTACGGTGACGGACGCACAGGGCAACTTCGCGCATTCGGTTGAGCCCGGTTCGTACACGCTCCGCGTGCACAAACAGGGTTACTGCGACCAGATCTTCGAAGATGTGGTGGTGGATGACGGCGGCACGACGACGCGCAATGCGAGTCTCCGTCAGCCGAACGCGACCTTCAGCGTCAGCACGGTGAATATTCTCACGCAAGTCGGTCAGAACGCGCAAGGTTCGTTTGAAATCACGAACCCGGCCGCTTCGTGCGAAGTGTCCTACGAAATCACGACCAATCAGCAGTGGTTGACCGTTAATCCGGCCAGCGGCGACGTGAATGCCAATCAGGCGCAGATGATCACGGTCAATGGCGCCACGTCGGCGTTCGCTCCGGGCGACTACACGGCCACGATCACGGTGAACCACAACGACACCAACAATCCGTATCTGATTCCGGTGACGATTACGGTGTCGCTTGACGCCAACGATAACTCGGTGATTCCGACCGAATTCGCCCTGAAGTCGAACTATCCGAATCCGTTCAACGCTTCGACGTCGCTGCGCTTTGATGTGCCCAGCGAGTCGCGCGTTTTGATTACGATCTACAACGTCGCCGGCCAGGAAGTCGCGCGCCCAGTGGATCAGACGATGCCGGCGGGCAGCCACTCTGTGTTGTACAATGCGGAAAACCTGCCGACAGGCATGTACCTCGTCAAGATGAACGCAGGCGAGTTTAGCGCCGTGCAGAAGATGCTGTTGCTGAAGTAA
- a CDS encoding glycosyltransferase yields the protein MLDLTLQIVLWGSITLLLHTLVLYPLSLRLLPRKYDLDPPEQPDNELPSVALLIAAYNESLVIARKIGNSFAQDYPQEKLEIIVGSDGSTDGTDEIVKSFVDPRLRLVRLDGRNGKPLGPESPCRGNSGRIS from the coding sequence GTGCTCGATCTGACTTTGCAAATTGTCTTGTGGGGATCAATCACCCTGCTGCTGCACACTCTCGTGTTGTACCCATTATCGTTGCGACTATTACCGCGGAAGTATGATCTGGATCCGCCGGAGCAACCCGACAATGAGTTACCGAGTGTGGCGCTGCTAATTGCGGCATACAACGAATCTCTCGTCATCGCCCGCAAAATTGGCAACAGTTTCGCGCAGGACTATCCACAGGAGAAGTTGGAGATAATTGTCGGATCAGACGGGTCCACGGATGGAACGGACGAAATTGTTAAGAGTTTTGTCGATCCGCGTCTCCGATTAGTTCGATTGGACGGTCGCAATGGGAAGCCACTTGGTCCTGAATCGCCTTGTCGCGGAAACTCAGGCCGGATATCGTAG
- the sixA gene encoding phosphohistidine phosphatase SixA, protein MIIYLVRHAIAVEHGTPGFADDERPLTEEGIDRMQRGARGLARFVDPPELIVSSPLLRARQTAEILAVALQSRHALTEWTVLTPDATPTQTMTHVNKHASENSTMMLVGHEPHLSALAATLLGASADAIAFKKGGACAIECPIKVARGTGKLLWLLTPKQLRQLA, encoded by the coding sequence GTGATTATTTACCTTGTTCGCCACGCCATTGCCGTCGAGCATGGCACTCCGGGCTTCGCCGACGACGAACGCCCCCTGACAGAAGAAGGCATTGACCGGATGCAGCGCGGCGCGCGCGGTTTGGCGCGCTTCGTGGACCCGCCTGAACTCATTGTGTCCAGTCCGCTCTTGCGGGCGCGACAGACGGCCGAGATCCTGGCGGTGGCCCTGCAATCGCGGCATGCGTTGACCGAGTGGACGGTCCTGACACCGGACGCGACGCCGACGCAGACGATGACCCATGTCAACAAGCATGCCTCCGAGAACTCGACCATGATGCTTGTCGGGCATGAGCCGCATCTGTCCGCGCTCGCGGCGACGCTGCTGGGCGCATCCGCCGACGCGATTGCCTTTAAGAAGGGTGGCGCGTGCGCGATCGAGTGTCCGATCAAAGTCGCGCGCGGCACGGGCAAATTGCTCTGGCTCCTCACTCCTAAACAACTCCGCCAGCTTGCCTAA
- a CDS encoding vanadium-dependent haloperoxidase, whose translation MKRWRASVSRWIVFSVIVAAAVFVAGCEKDDDDDDDPQPTYPLTADYGDDVANAWVQTSRQMVKVAPVTPPVAARAYGYLGQAIYEGVVNGMPNHISLHGQINGMPPVPATNPNLEYHWPSVVNKAAYDILTFLFNGNANAIPLADAQFTALHNQYAETVDPTVLERSESYGQLVATVIEVCAEQDGYATLHNCSYDWTAHAGPGLWEPTPPGMVTSPVEPCWGEMRPFVLDNVDADCYPVAPPAYSTDPTSAFYLEMMEVYQTAGADSTPEQQTIARFWADGGGTTTPPGHWMNITNMILNMENGDLADAAEVYCKVGLAVNDAFISCWNAKYQMNYLRPVTAINDLIPGAESWLPPIATPPFPECTSGHSTQSGAAYVVLTDFFGVVAFSDTTANPYGLPARSFDSFEDAAWEAAYSRLYGGIHFRTACEVGVSQGECIGAAVNALQFRANS comes from the coding sequence ATGAAGAGATGGAGAGCAAGTGTATCGCGCTGGATTGTATTTAGCGTGATCGTCGCGGCGGCGGTGTTTGTGGCCGGCTGCGAAAAGGATGACGACGATGATGATGATCCGCAGCCGACGTATCCGCTGACCGCGGATTATGGTGACGATGTTGCCAACGCGTGGGTGCAGACGAGTCGGCAGATGGTGAAAGTGGCGCCGGTGACGCCGCCGGTTGCGGCGCGCGCTTACGGCTATTTGGGACAGGCGATCTACGAGGGCGTTGTCAACGGCATGCCTAACCACATTTCGCTGCACGGCCAAATCAACGGCATGCCGCCGGTTCCCGCTACGAATCCGAACCTTGAGTATCATTGGCCGTCGGTCGTCAACAAGGCTGCCTATGATATTTTGACGTTCCTGTTTAACGGGAATGCCAATGCGATTCCATTGGCCGACGCGCAATTCACGGCGCTGCATAATCAGTACGCGGAAACGGTGGACCCGACCGTGCTTGAGCGCTCCGAGTCCTATGGCCAGTTGGTCGCCACGGTCATTGAAGTGTGCGCCGAGCAGGATGGCTATGCTACCTTGCATAATTGCAGCTACGATTGGACGGCGCATGCCGGTCCCGGACTCTGGGAACCGACCCCTCCGGGTATGGTGACCAGCCCCGTTGAACCGTGCTGGGGCGAGATGCGGCCGTTTGTGTTGGACAACGTGGACGCCGACTGTTATCCGGTCGCACCGCCGGCCTATTCGACCGATCCGACCTCGGCTTTCTACCTGGAGATGATGGAAGTCTATCAGACCGCCGGTGCCGACAGTACGCCCGAGCAGCAGACCATCGCGCGCTTCTGGGCGGATGGCGGCGGCACAACGACTCCGCCGGGCCATTGGATGAATATCACGAACATGATTCTCAATATGGAGAATGGCGATCTTGCAGATGCAGCCGAAGTTTACTGCAAGGTCGGCCTGGCCGTGAACGATGCCTTCATTTCCTGTTGGAATGCCAAGTACCAGATGAACTACCTCCGCCCAGTGACGGCGATCAACGATTTGATCCCGGGCGCGGAAAGCTGGCTTCCCCCGATCGCGACGCCGCCATTCCCGGAGTGCACCAGCGGTCACTCGACGCAGAGTGGCGCGGCTTATGTCGTTCTCACGGACTTTTTTGGAGTAGTCGCTTTCTCGGACACGACCGCGAACCCGTATGGCCTCCCCGCGCGCAGCTTCGATAGCTTCGAGGATGCGGCTTGGGAAGCGGCCTACTCACGCCTCTACGGCGGGATTCACTTCCGCACGGCTTGCGAAGTCGGCGTGTCGCAGGGTGAGTGCATCGGTGCGGCTGTCAATGCCCTCCAATTCCGCGCAAATTCTTGA
- a CDS encoding thymidylate kinase yields the protein MSEARYFHGNGQPYLKPGELAGKLIVVEGTDGVGRSSQIADIKQWLEINGHAVVTTGLTRSALVGKTIDQAKAGHTLNTHTYCLLYVADFADCLEHEIIPALRAGFVVIADRYIYTLMARAIVRGADPQWIKSVLGFALQPDAVFYLKISLENLIPRVINSDRIYEHYWLEDSAEGLDYWEAGMDLRLGEDFYDSFLEYQRRKMVLFESMARDYNFEVVPASRGFNQVNRLLKQGFLRVLQP from the coding sequence ATGTCTGAGGCGCGCTATTTCCACGGCAACGGCCAGCCATACTTGAAGCCCGGCGAACTCGCCGGCAAGCTGATCGTCGTCGAAGGCACGGACGGCGTGGGCCGCTCGTCGCAGATCGCCGACATCAAGCAGTGGCTTGAAATCAACGGCCACGCCGTGGTGACGACCGGGCTCACGCGCTCTGCGCTGGTGGGCAAGACGATTGATCAGGCCAAGGCGGGGCACACGCTGAATACGCATACGTATTGCCTGCTGTACGTCGCCGATTTTGCCGACTGTCTCGAACACGAAATTATTCCGGCGTTACGCGCCGGCTTCGTGGTGATCGCGGACCGCTACATCTATACGCTGATGGCGCGCGCAATTGTGCGCGGCGCAGATCCGCAGTGGATCAAGTCGGTACTCGGATTTGCTCTGCAGCCGGACGCGGTGTTCTATCTGAAGATCAGTCTCGAAAATTTGATCCCGCGCGTCATTAACAGCGACCGCATCTACGAACACTACTGGCTCGAAGATTCGGCCGAAGGGCTTGACTATTGGGAAGCGGGCATGGACTTGCGGTTAGGCGAGGATTTCTACGACAGTTTCCTTGAGTACCAGCGGCGCAAGATGGTGCTGTTCGAGAGCATGGCCCGCGATTACAATTTTGAAGTCGTACCGGCTTCACGCGGATTCAACCAGGTCAACCGATTGCTCAAACAAGGTTTCCTGCGCGTCCTGCAGCCATGA
- a CDS encoding thymidylate kinase codes for MRQFEQQHPYPGKLIIVEGIDGSGKSTQLNLLHKWLEGMGRRVFFTEWNSSPLVNETIKRGKKKNLLTPTTFSVLHAVDFADRLAHLIIPPLKAGMIVCADRYIYTAFSRDVVRGVDREWVRDMYGFAVRPDIAMYFRVPIEVSLSRILSGRTALKFHEAGMDLNLSDDPHESFRLFQTRILEEYDRIAPEYGLSVMDATLPITDQQERFRRLVMEKLEHFDPQPVTRVKKRRAANV; via the coding sequence ATGCGACAATTTGAACAACAACACCCCTATCCGGGAAAGCTGATCATCGTCGAAGGAATTGACGGTTCCGGAAAGTCCACGCAGTTGAATCTGCTGCATAAGTGGCTCGAAGGCATGGGCCGCCGCGTGTTTTTTACAGAATGGAACTCCTCGCCGCTGGTGAACGAGACGATCAAGCGCGGCAAGAAGAAGAACCTGCTCACGCCGACGACATTCAGCGTGCTGCATGCCGTCGATTTCGCGGACCGGCTCGCCCACCTTATTATCCCGCCGTTGAAGGCAGGTATGATCGTGTGCGCGGACCGCTATATCTACACCGCGTTTAGCCGCGACGTGGTGCGCGGCGTGGATCGTGAATGGGTACGCGATATGTACGGCTTCGCAGTGCGCCCGGATATTGCCATGTATTTCCGCGTGCCAATAGAAGTCTCGCTCAGCCGGATACTCAGCGGCCGGACGGCGTTGAAGTTTCACGAAGCGGGCATGGACTTGAACCTGAGCGATGATCCGCACGAGAGCTTCCGGCTGTTTCAAACGCGAATCCTCGAAGAGTACGACCGAATCGCCCCGGAATACGGCCTGTCCGTGATGGACGCAACGCTGCCGATCACGGATCAGCAGGAGCGATTCCGCAGACTCGTCATGGAAAAGCTCGAGCATTTCGATCCGCAGCCGGTGACGCGCGTGAAGAAGCGGAGGGCGGCAAATGTCTGA
- a CDS encoding Ppx/GppA family phosphatase — protein MSSGAPDRIAVVDVGTNSIHLLIARVIPETGGFEVLDRDKEMVRLGAGIGPLGELTDQAMTRGIAALRKFQARAHAAGALLRVVATSAVREATNREVFVGRVRKELGLAIEVASGFEEARLTYLAVRKAVDPGSRTILMVDIGGGSTEFAVGTGDELLFDDSIKLGAVRLMQEFFPDGKTDARAVAECRKHCSLSLSPIRRGLMGCTYDWAVGSSGTIQCLGRMILAERGLPPTGRLNRVSFSRPELGTAIERMLAAKTTAGRAKLKGVDEGRADVLPGGALLLEAAFHELELQTLTISEYSIREGVLFDSIARLYQRDQFLSHEGQRYRSVMHLAHRYHFEPTHSEHVTRLALSIYDQTPELHGLGDIERELLEAAALLHDIGLYVSHASHHKHSYYLIRNSQLLGFADYEQQIIALVGRYHRKSPPRKNHLEFMSLPQPQQVIVAKLAGILRIADGLDRAHASSVAAVHVNTQARDVTMRLTATPSHKLDYAIWGAERKSDLFEEVFNRKLQIVADSTS, from the coding sequence ATGAGTTCCGGCGCGCCCGACCGCATCGCCGTCGTTGACGTCGGCACGAATTCCATCCATCTGCTGATCGCGCGTGTGATTCCCGAGACGGGTGGATTTGAAGTGCTGGATCGCGACAAAGAGATGGTGCGGCTGGGCGCGGGCATCGGCCCGCTGGGCGAGCTTACTGACCAGGCGATGACTCGCGGTATCGCCGCTCTACGAAAATTTCAGGCGCGCGCCCATGCGGCGGGCGCCTTGTTGCGTGTGGTCGCAACGAGTGCCGTGCGCGAGGCGACCAATCGCGAGGTGTTTGTCGGGCGCGTGCGCAAAGAGCTTGGCCTCGCGATTGAAGTGGCCAGCGGATTTGAAGAGGCGCGGCTCACGTATCTGGCCGTGCGCAAGGCGGTGGACCCCGGCTCGCGCACGATTCTGATGGTGGACATTGGCGGCGGCAGCACGGAGTTCGCCGTCGGGACTGGCGACGAGCTGCTGTTTGACGACAGTATCAAACTCGGCGCGGTGAGGTTGATGCAGGAGTTCTTCCCTGACGGTAAGACCGACGCGCGGGCCGTCGCGGAATGCCGCAAGCACTGTTCACTCAGTCTCAGCCCGATTCGCCGCGGCTTGATGGGTTGTACGTATGATTGGGCGGTCGGATCGAGCGGCACAATTCAATGCCTGGGGCGGATGATCCTGGCCGAGCGCGGACTGCCCCCAACCGGAAGGCTGAATCGCGTCAGTTTTTCACGTCCTGAATTGGGCACGGCGATTGAGCGCATGCTGGCCGCGAAAACGACCGCGGGCAGGGCGAAGTTAAAAGGCGTGGACGAGGGCCGGGCCGACGTTCTGCCGGGCGGAGCACTGCTGCTGGAAGCGGCTTTCCATGAACTTGAATTGCAGACGCTGACGATTTCCGAGTACTCGATTCGCGAAGGCGTGCTGTTCGACAGTATCGCGCGACTCTATCAGCGCGACCAGTTCCTGTCGCATGAAGGTCAGCGGTATCGCAGCGTGATGCACTTGGCGCACCGCTATCACTTTGAGCCGACGCATTCCGAGCATGTGACGCGCCTCGCACTGTCCATCTACGATCAAACCCCGGAACTGCACGGCCTCGGCGATATCGAGCGCGAGCTGCTTGAAGCCGCCGCGCTGCTGCACGACATCGGACTTTATGTGTCGCACGCTTCGCATCATAAGCATTCGTACTACCTAATCCGCAATTCACAACTCCTGGGTTTTGCGGATTACGAGCAGCAGATCATCGCACTGGTCGGGCGCTATCACCGCAAGTCTCCGCCGCGCAAGAACCATCTGGAGTTCATGAGCCTGCCGCAGCCGCAGCAGGTGATTGTCGCCAAGCTCGCCGGGATACTGCGCATCGCGGACGGCCTTGACCGGGCACATGCGTCATCGGTGGCGGCGGTTCATGTCAACACTCAGGCGCGCGATGTGACGATGCGGTTAACAGCCACGCCGTCACACAAACTTGACTATGCAATCTGGGGCGCCGAACGCAAGAGCGATCTGTTTGAAGAGGTTTTCAACCGCAAACTGCAGATTGTCGCCGACAGCACAAGTTGA